The window TGGTACTCGGGCGCCAGCGCCGCGAATAACTTGCCGTAGGTGCCCGAGGGAAACCCGTTGGCGTGGGCGAAAAATATCTGTTGCGACATACCGGTGATCCATCAACGAAAACGAGGGTTGATTGTCCGTAAGACGACGTCCTACAGCAATGACCGTAAGCGCCATGAATGATGACAGTCCGGTCAAGGAGGCGGCGTTCGGCTGCTACATGGAAAGCGTTTCAGCGGGCGGGCGGATTCTCGCCCAATGGCACCACCGCCATGGTCAACCGCGACACACAACTGGCCTTGCCCTCATCGCTGGTCAAACGGATGTCCCAGACATGCGTCGTGCGGCCAATGTGAATCGGCTTGGCCACCGCCGTGACCCGCCCACTTCGCAAGCCGCGCAAATGGTTGGCGTTGATTTCCAGGCCAACACAGTAAAACTTGCTGGCGTCGATGCACAGGTAACTGGCCATCGAGCCCACCGTTTCGGCCAGCACCACCGAGGCGCCGCCGTGCAGCAAGCCGTAAGGCTGGTGAGTACGATGGTCGATGACCATGCTCGCGGTCAGGGACTCGTCGTCGAAGGCTTCGAAGCGAATATCCAGCACTTCGCCGATGGTGTTTTTCTGGAGTGCGTTCAACTGTTCAATGTTGGGATGGGTACGCCACAAGCTCATTGCTGACATCCTTTGTTGGTTTTATTCGTGACTCAATCCTGCCACAGCACCGCTTCACTGCGCTCGCTCCATTCTTCGAAACGGGCGCCGTAAACCGCT of the Pseudomonas frederiksbergensis genome contains:
- a CDS encoding hotdog fold thioesterase, with amino-acid sequence MSLWRTHPNIEQLNALQKNTIGEVLDIRFEAFDDESLTASMVIDHRTHQPYGLLHGGASVVLAETVGSMASYLCIDASKFYCVGLEINANHLRGLRSGRVTAVAKPIHIGRTTHVWDIRLTSDEGKASCVSRLTMAVVPLGENPPAR